From the Lolium rigidum isolate FL_2022 chromosome 2, APGP_CSIRO_Lrig_0.1, whole genome shotgun sequence genome, one window contains:
- the LOC124691153 gene encoding uncharacterized protein LOC124691153 codes for MTSSSYLSLAAAVIFLLVLTTAKEAEGIRLDAETQASVSSSSSSTGNPMVNKPSHDVVKGSTANSESDATKDVVAASEVRAVAHKLPVFHEDYYVPNVHGPRHH; via the exons ATGACGAGTTCCAGCTACTTGTCACTGGCTGCAGCTGTGATCTTTCTTTTGGTGCTGACAACGGCCAAGGAGGCTGAAGGCATCCGACTAGATGCCGAGACTCAGGCATCcgttagcagcagcagcagcagcaccggcaaCCCAATGGTCAAC AAACCAAGCCATGATGTGGTCAAGGGTTCTACTGCTAACTCGGAAAGCGATGCGACAAAAGATGTTGTTGCTGCGAGCGAAGTTAGGGCAGTGGCACACAAATTGCCGGTGTTCCATGAAGATTACTACGTTCCAAATGTTCACGGTCCTAGGCATCACTGA